CAATTCCCGAAGGCGGTTCTTGATCGTCACATTCGGACAGACAATCAGGACGACATCGGAAAACCGCGCATCGCTTCGGTCGTTGACCTTATTGAGTATGCTCCAGGCGGCCAGCATGCCCATCACCGTGGTCTTGCCCGAGCCGGTGGCCATCTTGCAGGCATAGCGGAGAAATCCGGCGAAACCGTCCTTCCGCTTGTCCTCGCTGACCTCCTCCTGGGGGACATCGATCCCCTGCCGAAAGTCGGCCCTCGCCTCCGTGAGGAAGATGATCGTTTCCGCCGCATCGAGCTGTGCAAAGAAGAGTCGCTGCGCCCGCCCGTCCCGTCGCCACCACTGCAACAACTCCAGCGTCGTTCTCGTCACGCCCGGATAGCCCTCAAGGCGCCACCTCTTGATCTGGGCGCGAATGTGGTTGACGAGTGTCAGTTCGATGGCCGTGCCGACCACTCGACCGGCTTCCGTGTCCGGCTTGGCCTTGGGATCGCGATAGAAATACATCGCCGGCCGGCGCCCCGTCCGCCGTTCCGGGGTCTCGCCTTCCACGATGTGCCAATGCTCGGTGGGTTCATCGAAGGGGGAGTTCAGAATCGGCTCGGGGACTTCGTAGCCGCTCATCGGATGACGGTTAGGCCTGCAATACCGCCTGAGGGGTCTTTCTTCCACGTTCCGTACGATCGAAATCCGAATCGAAACTCACGAGAACGAGATTATGCTTCTCGGCAGCCACATACTGATAGGCATCGTCGAAATCCAGCCTGAACTGTTGCATCACGTCCACAAGAGCGTGCGTGTTTTCCGGCGCGAGATGGACCAAGGACACGGCACCTTCCAGAAGGGCATCCTGCGTGAAATTCAGCAAGAGGCCGCTCTTATTCAGCCTTGTCAAAACCAGCCCGATCGAGTGGAAGGAAAAGTCGGTGAGAAACAGTCTGCCGGTTTCGGTTGAATCGAAAAACCGACGAACTTCCTCAAATCGTTCCTGCTCAAGGAGACGCTCCAACCAGACATTCGTGTCGACCAAATACATCCTCAATCCCCCCGCCATTCGAGCGCTTTCTTTTGAAGCTCGAGTGAGGTGTATTGGCCACGGAATTCTTTGAGCCCGCCAGCCCAGGTCTGCGCCAAATACTTCTTCCTGCCCTTGACACGCTTCTCCAACAAGTATTGTGCGAATTCTCGAACCTCTTCTTGCATATCAGGCGGAAGCTCTCGCACAAGTTCTTCTAAAGTCTTCATCGTTTCCCTCCAATACACAACGACAGGCCGGATGAGGTTTTTCTGTACCACTACTCTACGCCAGCTTCTTCACCACCAGCAATTCATTGCCGCGATCGTCGATCACCTTGACGGCGATCTGCCTGTGCTCGCCGGCCTCAAACGGCGCGCTGGTCGTCCCGGAGAGATGATCCCACACGTGTTCTTCATATTCGCCCTTGAGGGCCTTTTTCAGGTTGTCCCAGGCACTGGTGCGAGGGAAGAAGGCTTGGGAGACGTGAAAGCAGAGGTCGTTGTAGTCCGTGTCCAGGAACCAGGCCGGCACATCGGCTCCGGGTTTATGATCGACCTCCATCGTGACGGGATCGAACACGTCCAAACCAAGCAGCTCGACTTGGTATTGCACAGCCTCGCCCTTGCGGGGTGAGGGGCTCTTGAGCTTCTTGACTTGGACTTCCGGCTGGCCGCAGACGCTGAAGATTTGGCTCGACCTCATGTTCTTGAGCAGATCGCCCATCATCAAATCCGGCGTCGCCTGCACATAGGTGGCGGGAACACCCATCACGTCGGCACATTTCTCCACCAACGTTCTCGCATTCGGTTGAATGGCAAAGCCGGCCACGTAGAGGTGCGTGTAACTCTTGGCATGGGCCTCCCGCGCCGCTTCATAGACCAGCTTCTCGCTCACCGCGCCGTTCTCTGGTCCAAAGACAAAAGCCACCGGCCTATCCTGACCATTCGCTACGAGGGCTTCTGCTGACAGTGAAAGGGTCTTGGCCGGAGGCCTGATGTTCTTCAACGTGACAGTTTTGTTCCCTTCGAGCCGGAGCACCGGGCTCTTGCGCAACACTTCGAGCATGCGATCCACAAAGGAACCGTAGGCCTCGGTTGAAACAGTCCCGGAATCCTCAACACCGTCCCCTTCCCAATCCACCGGCGTCGGGATCGTGGCTTCAAAGCAGAACGGCCCGCTCACGCGGGTGATGCCGTTTTCAACCTCCGGGCGGTCCACCAGCACTTCCTCCTGTGGCGGCTCATTGTTCGCGATGGACTTGAGCGTGATGTGCGGAACGATGCCACCGACCTCTTCGCCCTTTTTGTTCTGTTTCCGTTTGTAGACGAATCCGCCGGCCGGACCGCGTGATTGGTCTTTCAACTCGTACCAGGGAAACGTGGCGGTCAGCAGCCGCTGGCGGGCCAGGGCGAGCGGCACGCGGCTCGTATCAATCGTGATCCAGCGCCGGCCCCATTGCTCGGCAACGTAAGCCGTGGTGCCGCTGCCGCAGGTCGGGTCCAGCACCAGATCGCCTGGGTCGGTGGTCATGAGGAGGCAGCGCTGGAGAACTCGCGTAGCGGTTTGGACCGCGTATATGCGTGGCTCAGAATATTGCCCCGTAATAGTGTCAGTCCAATTGGCGGTCAAGGGCTGGTAAGGAAAGTCGTTGAGATACCGAACATATCTGAGAGAGTTTTGACTTACATAGATGCGCCCAGCTTCAGCTATACGTCTCATTCCTCCTGGAGAAGTCGTCCAAAACCTTGAACCAGGCACATAGGATTTCCCTTCATACTCAAAAGGGGTCTTGCCCTCGCTGTAGAAATGGCTGCTTGTGAGATCGCTCACCGAAAATAGTTTCGCATCTCTGGGGAGAGAACCGACAGCTTCATCTTTAGATACACGGCGACGAGATCCATCCGCCAACTCGACATAGGAATAAAAGCTAAGATCGCTGTCCGACCCTTTTTCTCCATAAAGCTGACGATACTTTATCTTGCTCAAGTCACGACAGTACCAGATGAGATAGTCAGCGTTTTGAGCGACTAAGCCAGATGTCAGAGCCGAGGTTTTTCGAAACGATATGAGTCCAGCATGACTGTCTGCCCCGAACACCTCATCCATCACCTCCCGCACATGGTGCAGGTTCTCGTCGCTGATCTGGACGAAGATGCTGCCGCTGGGGGTCAAGAGATCATGCGCCAAGAGCAGCCGGTCGCGCAGATAGGTCAGGTACGAGTGCAGGCCCAGTTCCCAGGTGTCCCGATAGGCCTGGACCATCTCCGGCTCGCGGGTCATGTCTTCGTCGTCGTTGTGGCTGACATCGCGCTTGCGGACGAAGGGCTGGAAGTTGCTCCCGAACTTCACGCCGTAGGGAGGGTCCATGTAGATCATCTGGACCTGGCCGCCGAGCCCTTCGTAATGCAGCAGCGAGTTCATCACGACGAGCGAATCGCCCAGGACCATCCGGTTCGTCCAGTTATCCTGATACTCGTAGGCCTTGAGCACCTGATCCGTGATCGAATGCTGCGGATCGCCGAACAGGTCGTACATCGTTTGCTGCTGGTCTCGCTTGTGCCCGGCCAGTGTCTCGATGACGGCTTTGGTGGACAGCCGCTCGTGAATGAAGAGCGGTAAGGTCGGCACGTCGAACGACAGTCGCTCGGCTTTGCCGGCCCAGTTTAAGAACGGCTTGCTGAGTGTTTTGAGTTCGCGCAGCGCCTCTTCGGCCTGACGCAGGGCCTTGGCGACTTCACCCTCGCCCCCGCCCTCTCCGATCGAGGGAGAGGGGATGGATGCAACGCGTAACTCGGCGATGTGCCGCTCAAGCCTTGCGATCAAGGCCTCGCCCTGTTCCCGCGCCGGATTCGTGGCATCCCAATCGAGGGCCGGCGACAGCGAGGAGTCGTACCGGTAGGTCTTGGGCGCTTGCTTCTTCTTGAACTGCGCCTGCGTGCCGACGTCCGGCCGCAGGAGCCCCTTGGCGTCAGGGTGCTGATAGGGCGCCGCTGTTTTCTTTCCGGCGGGCTTGCGTGGGGATGCTTTCGCCATCGAACCGGCTCCAACTTAGTGGAAACACGTGTCGGCGGCAAAGTAAAGCAGAACCGGTTCAAAAGGTCCAGCCCTGTCTTGTCTCCCGGGCTTGCGGCGCAGGGAACGGGATCGCGGGCCGGGTTTGCGCCGATGAAAGACGGTTTGTTATAGTCCGCGGATCACGGAGGGAGGACCCGATGGGAATGGCGCCGGAGTATATCGTGGTGGAAGGGCAGGAGTTCAGCAAGGCCAAACTGACCCTGGACAGCCACGTCTACAAGAACTGCACGCTCGACGATTGCGACATCTACTACTGCGGCGGCGCCTATGAGCTGATCGACACGCGCGTGACCAATTGCCGCCTGATCCTGAATCACCCCGCCAAGGGCATGTACGCGGCCATTCAGATCTTTAAGATGAAATCCCCCGGCTCGACGATCATTGCCGATTGACGCCCAGCCGTCCGCCCGTCCTGACTCACCGTTTCTTCATCCGCGGCGAACGCCGTCACTTGCTGATCGGAACGTTCTCCGCGTATTTGGTGATGGGCACGGCTTCGAACACGGGATCCTGCGCCCCCTTGGGGGATTCCGCCTCGATGCGCTGGAGAAACGCGCTCGGTCCGGCTACGGGGGCGTAGTTGAGCGACAGCTCCACGTCGAAGCTCTTGGTGTCCTTCGGGGTCGGGAACGTGAAGGTTTCCACCCGCGTCTCCTCCGGCTTGAGCACAGTGTCTTCCGCCACCTTGACCGCTTCGAAGTCGAACACCGTGGGCTGGCCCTTGGCGTCCAGGTATTTCCTGCCGTATACCCGCCTGTCGGTATGGACCGTCCGGAGGTTCTTGCCCTTGATCGTCAAGTCCAGCGCCACGCTGGCCCAGCCCGGATGGGTGGTCGGCAGGCTGTGGGGCACGAGACTGTGGACCTTGACCGTGACCTTGGTCTTCTCGCCCTGCACCTCGCTGGTCACCTCCAGCTTCGCGGCCTCCTGGCGCAGCTTCCCGACTCGTCCGGGGAAGGTGTGGTTCGCGACCTTGCGCTTGTTCTCTCCGTTGGCCGATTCGCCAAGCTGCTCCGGCATGTGACAGGTCTGGCATTCCTTGCCGGACTTCACCGCCTTGCTGGTCTCCCACGATCCCAGCAGATCATTGCTCGTTCCCAGGTTGCCCGCGGTCGGCACGGTCAGGTGACAATTCAAGCAGAGGGAGGACTTTCGGAAGAGGTCCAGGTCCGCGGATTGATGGGCCAGGTTCGGCGCGGCGTCCTTGTAGGGCCCGTAGAGGGTCTTGCTCCCGACATCGTACTTGGGCATCGGCGGATGCGCCGTCCGATCCACTTCTTTGATCAGGTGGCATTGCGCGCAGGCCACGCCGTCGATCGAGGGATCGCCCGATTGCACCTGCTTGATGAAGGACTCGGCGAGATCCGGATACTCCTTGATGTGCGGCGCATGGCAGCGCAGGCAGAGGGCCTTGTCCTTCCCGCCGGAAAAGGCCAAATATTGATCGATGGCGGCGCGAAACGCCGGCGAATGCAGCGAACGGGACAGGGGCGAGGTTTCCCATTCTTCATAGACCCGCTCGTGGCACCGTTTGCATTTGGCGGCGAGGGGAAAGGCCTTCTCCAATGGCAACTTGCCCTTGGCCGCCTCTTCCGCCCGTCCGGATTCCAGCGACAGGCCGACGAGCAGGACCACCATCCCGACCGCCCCGACGATGACGCCCTTCCTCCATGCCTTGTCTCGATTCACAACAGCCCCCCTTCAACCAGCCAGCCGAGGTGCTTGCTCCTGGCACGACGACGCTACAAGGTTTTCACTCGATAGGTCAGGACCCGCGGCTGAATGTACTCGTCGATGATGTTCCCGGCGCGTTTCCGTTCATCTTCACTCGGAAGCGTCGCCAGGTACTGATCGCGGAGCGCCGGCGAGGGCTCGGGGATGAGTTGATAGGTCAAGACGGCTTCGACGGATGCCGGAACCGCCGCGCCTTGCCAGGTATGGGAGAACGGGACTTTTCTGGTGGTCCCTCCCTTGATGAAGGGGTCGGGGATCGGTCCCCTGAGAATCTGCTCGTAGGGCAGGCCGAACCGCTTCTCTTCGGTGGTCAGGACGTTCCCCTGCGCGTCCTTGACCGTGATCGTCAGCAGGAATTGCTTGAGCACCGGGTCCCCGTCCGGGAAGCTGTGGGGCAAACTGCCGACCCTGACGAGCGCCGTGCCGGCGACTGAGTTGGCCGATTTCGTCGCCTCGATATCGACCCGGGGCATCCATTCCGCTTGCAGGTTCCGGTTCTTGAGCAGCGTCCCCGGAATCACCACGCCGCGAAACCAGTGGCGTCCGATCTGCCGCGTGAGCGACCCGCGCTTGGAGGTGGAGCTGCCGGTGGAGGGCTCCATGTGGCAATCCTGACAGATGGTCCCCTGCAGGATCTCGCCCGGCAGGTCCCGCTTCGTGACGTCCTTGACCTTGTCGAAGTGGCACGAGGCGCAGAAATTAGCGCCGCGATAAAGGTCGGACTGTTCGGCCGTATGGACCAGGTTCTCTTCGGGATCGCTGTAGGGGCCGTAGAGCGTGCTCCCGGGCTTGATCTTGAAGGTCGGCGGGGGCCCGCCGTTGGGTTCGATGGCATGGATCAGGTGGCAGGAGGCGCACCCGATGCCCTCCACCGTCACCTTTCCGTTCAGCACCTGCTCGGCGATTTTCCCCGCATGTTGCGGATAGACGGTCGTGGCCGGAACATGGCACGACAAGCATTTCGTCTGTTGCTCCGCGGTCGGTTTGGTCTGCATCCAGAGGCCGAAGACGGTCTTGAAAACCGGGGACTCCAGCGAAGTCCCGTGGAGCAGCGCCGCATCGACGCGGCCGAAGGTCTTGAGGTCGGGCGTCTGCTCGCGCATGCCCTTCCATTCTTCGTAATGGCGGTCATGGCACTGTTTGCAATCCTCCGACCGGATGAAGGTCTTTTCGATTTCGGCGACCCATCCTTCCACGCCATCCGATGCTTGGCCGGAGGCCTGGCCTGCCTGTTTGTCCCCGGCGCCGGCTCCCGCCGGCCCGTCCGGTTTCTGCGCGACCGCCCCGTCGTAGACCGCAACGGCCCCCATGAGCACCGCGATCAGGAACAGGCTGCCCGCCTTGATCCATCGCCACGTCCGCAACGTCGTCATGCCCTCCTCACGGCCTGGTCAGTCCTTCAGGATGCGCACGAAATGAAAATTCACGCCCCAGCCGACCGGGTCTGATGGGTCGGCCGTCTCATAGGTCCCGACCGTGAAATTCTCGGTCTTCATGGCCCGCTGGAGCGCGCAGCCGAAATCGCTCATGGTCTTGATGTCGATCTTGTCGATCTCTTTGACCACCGCGCCGACCTTGATCCCGGCCAGATCCGCGGGAGTCCCGCCGATCACCTCGAACACCACCACCCCCTCGGCCCGCTGCAGCTTGAGCTGTTTTTGAATCTCCTCGTCCACCGGCCCGACGGCGATGCCGAACTCCTCTCCCAACACCATCGCCTCTTCTTCTTTCATCTCGCAACCCTTTATAGAAGCCTGGGCAAAGGCATCGAGCCGCCCTCCCACGATGGTCAGAAGCACAACTCCGGCAACAAAAAAAGCCCGACCGGACGGCAGGGCTTCTTGGCCGGCGGCCTTACGCGGAAAGCTCGCCACTCGATCCGTTCCTTTCCTCGCTGCGTCGGCCTTCTCACTCACTCAGAGGCCGCCGCCCATTTTCCGCTCATCAACCGGCTCACACGGTCGGATCGATCGAAAGCTGAAACCAGGGCGCCACAGCCTTTTGCCCGTTTCGTTCCTTGTTCTCTCCGTTCCAGACCGCAAACGAAATCGTCTGCACCCGTCCCGGCACCAACTTGGCCTCGTTCTCCTGATCGGTAGAGGCCAACGGCCGCTTCATCACCACGCGCCACACCCCGTCCTTCCAGATGGCCTTGCCTTGAATGCGGCCCTGGCTCTGCTTGCTGGTTAAGGTACTGAAGCCTCCCCCGACCAGATCCTCCACCGAGGAGGCGCGGCGGGGAATCACCTCGAAGGTCCGCACGCCGCCCTTCTGCCGTTCGCCGGCCTTGGCCGCCCGGCGATCGACGTCGCTCTGCCAGTCGGCCTTCCAATGCCAGATGTTGATGTAGTGGTCAAGCTGCCCCATGCAGAAAAAGGCCGGGGCGTCGCCCAGCGGCAGCCCGATCGCCACCCCGTCTCGGAACGTCCCCGGAGTCAGGCGGTCGTTTTTCGTGTTGTCCTGCCATTCCAGCAAAAAGGCGATGTCGCTGCCGTTATGCACGGACCGGACCGTCAGCGCGCGCGCAGTGGGCTCCGGCCACACGGGCCGCGTCACCACCTGGCCGCTCAGCGGGAGCGTCATGACCGGGATTTTTTCCCAGGCCGCGTCGTCAGGGCTGCTTGGGATCTCGCCCGTTACCAGGTGGGCGCGGATGACCATGCCCTCCGAGCCGACCAGGGGCACGCCCAGCCAGGCAAGGAGCGTCGCGCAGAGAAGACACGAGAGGAGGATCGTAGAAGGAGCACGAAGCGACAGACGGGCTGAAGGTAGTGGCACCGGATCCGACCTTTCACGATGGTACGCCTCACACGATCGCCCATGGTCGCGTACCAGACTGGTGCGCTGTCAACTGTCTGCGGGGCCGGTTACCAGAGCCGGACTCGCCGGACCCGATTTTCTCCCCGCTCGCACACGTACAGATGCCCTTGGCGATCCAACGCCAATCCCACGGGGGAATTCACCACCGCCTCGGTGGCGACTGGCGCATCGCCGATTTTGGCTTGAAGCACCTCGTCCTTGGCCACGAAGCGGGCCGCGCCGCAGCCGCCCATGTGTTTGTCCTCGTAGCCGCTGTCCCCGTTTCCCGCGATCGTGGCGATCATCCCCGTCTGGGCATCGACTTTTCGCACGCGGTGATTCATGGTGTCGGAAATGTAGAGATGGCCCTGCTGATCGAACGTGACCGCTTCCGGCGCATGCAACATCGCTTTCACGGCCGGCTTGCCGTCGCCGTCAAAGCCGTAAAAGCACTTGCCGGCTACCGTCGAGATCGTCCCCTTGTGGCGGTCGATCTTCCGGACCCGATTGCTGCCCTTGTCCACCACATAGATATGGCCGTCCGGTCCCACCGCAATCCCGACCAGATCGTACAGCCTGGCCTCCATGGCCGACTTGCCGTCGTCCAGGTACAGGGACAGGTCCACCCCCTCGGCGCAGCCGGGACGCAGCCATTCGTCGTCGCCCGTAAAGTCGATGCCGATCGCGTCGCCGGACAGCACGACCAGATTCTTTGCCACCAGCGGCTGTTCGCGCTCGTCGTCCTCGCTCGTCCAGAAGCCGGCAATGGTCTCGATCAGGCCGCGTTTTATGTCGAACCGCCGCACGCGATGGGCTTGGGTGTCGGCGATATACATGACGTCGTCGCGGTCGATCGCGATGGCGGCCGGGTAGGTGAGATTGACGTCCAGAGCCGGCCCGTCTCCGTTGAAGCCGAACTGTCCGGTGCCGGCCACCGTGGTGATGATGCCGGTTTCGGCGTCGATCCTCCGGATTCGATTGCTGCCGCTGTCGCAGACGTACAGATTGTTCTGCGAATCGACGGCCACGTCCAGCGGGAGGTACAGGCCAGCTTCCCCGCAGGGCCCCTCGTCGCCGCTGTAGCAGGTTTCGCCGATCCCGGCAAAGTTGTGCAGCGTGCCCTCGCGGAGATTGACCCGGCGGATGCGATCCGATCCGGACTCGGCGATGTAGAGCCACGCCTCGTCACGATCAAGCGTGACGTGGTGCGGCAAGGGGATGCCGGCCTTGACGGCCAATTTGCCGTCGCCGGTGCTCCGCGCCTTGCCGTTGCCCGCAAACCGTTCGATGCATCCGACTGGCAACTGGACCTGGGTTTCCATGAATGACGTTCCTTTTCGCGCGTCGGCGCCGCCCGTTGCTGAGGATTACGCCCGCGGAGCCTGAGGCGCCGGGGCAGCCTGGACGTCCGCCACCGTCGCGCCGGCCGGTTGGGCCGGCGCCTGTGGCGGCGCCGCCGTCGACTGCGCCTGTTGGGCGGCCGCGATTTGCTGGGCTTCGGCCTCGATCGCTTCCGCCTCGTGCACCGACTTCTTGAACCCCTTGATGGCCTTGCCCAGTCCTTCGCCGAGCTGCGGCAGCTTGCCCGCGCCGAAGATGATGAGCACGATCACCAGGATGAGAATGAGCTCTGTGAATCCCAGACTTCCAAACATGGTCGGGGTACTCCTTCGCTTAGGGTGTAACGTTACGGCGCGCTCGCTTCCCTAGCCCGCTTCGAGAACCGCTCCTTCAGGCGCTTTCTGGCTTCCTCGGCCTGTTCGAACATCTTACACTTATCATAGACGTTGATCAGATTGTAGTGGGCCAGCGGCTCATCGGGATTGTGCTCGACCGCGCTCTCCATCACCCGGATGGCCAGATCGACTTTGTTGTGGACCAGCGCGACCTCCATGAGCTTGAAGCTCGATTCCAAATGCTTCGGATCAAGCTCCAGCGTGCGCATGTAGCATTGCATGGCCATGTCGATCGTGTTGTAATCCGATACCTGGGGATTGTCGAGCTCGACATACACGCCCGCCAGGTTGTACCAGGCGATCGGATCCTCCGGCGTGATCTCCACCAGCCGCTCGAAATGCTCCTTGGCCTGGAGGAAATTCTTCCGGTCCGCGTAGAGGCGCCCGAGATTGAACAGGCTCAACACGTCGCCCGAGAAGACGGTGAGCGCCTGCTTGAACTGCGCCTCCGCTTCATCCACCATGCCTTTGGTGGCGTAGATCGTCCCGAGATTGGAATAGTACATCGCCAGCGATCGGTTCATTTCTGCCCGAAGGCCTTCGGCCATGTCGATCGCCTTCTTGACCTCCGTCAAGGCGTCGTCCAGCCGGCCCTTGCTGAAATACAGTTCCCCCAGGCGGCACCGGGCCTGAAAGTCATCCGGCTCCTCAGCCAGTAGTTTTTCGAGTTCGCTGATTTCTTCGTCCGGCGAGAGCGGATGCTCTTCGGACGCCACGCCCGCGCTGCCGGGCTCTGATGGTGATGGGGTCTGCTGTTCCATGGTGCTCCTGTTCGTCTCTATGAGTGAGTCCCGACCAGCGGGCTCGATGATGGCACAAGCGACTCCTGCGTCTCAGCTTGCGGATCGGCCGCAGCCAACTTCAGCCGGTCCAAGCCCAGAAGGATGAGGCCGAGCACCACCATGAGCGTCAAATGCGACAACTGCAAGGCATACCCGGCGGTGAACATCAACCCGATCCCATAGCCGGCCAACCGGCCCATCCGCACCAGCTTGATCACGGTATAGGACCAGCACAACAGGCCGACCAGATAGAGGGCGAACGGCAGATAGAAGGTATAGCCCATCCCCATTTGAAAGATCCAACTGATCCCCTCCCCGGCTTTCCGCATCCGGAAGGCCGCCTCCGGATCATAGGCGCCAAGCAGGAAATCGATGAAGAAGAGCGCAAGAAAGATGCCGCCGCCGACCACCCCGAACCAGATCACCCGGCGGCGCTGCCGGCGGTTCCGGCTCCAAAACCCTTCTGCGCCGAACGCTACAAAGCTCAGGATGCTGGCGAGCACCATCAGGGCCTCCCCGCCCCGGCTGATCTCGTGCACCAAGGGGACGGGGGTGGCGATCCCCAGGACGCCGTAGGTCGTGGACATGATTTGAAAATAGAGCCAGCCGGAAATCCCAAAGAAAAAGGTGAGCACGAAGATCCGCTGGCTCCAGGAGGCATGGGTCCGCAGATAATGGACGACCAGCAGCAGGATCGCGAGCCAGGCGACCGCATTGTAGGCCACGGACGCCAGCATGCCCATCTCGACCTGCGCGATGACCAGAACCACATAGGCCAACGTCAAGACCAGCAGCAGCGCCACCGGCGGCCAGATGGCCCGTTCGAGCCAGGAGGCGGAGGCGGCATGAACGGCGCGCACCAGCAGGAGCCCCAGCGCCAGGAAGACCAGCAGCGCCACCACGTTCAGCAGCACGAATCCGATCGAGGACAGCCCCTTGAAGAGCCATCGCACCGATTCGTGCTCCTGGGCGACCTTGCTGAAATGCATGCCGAGGCGGGACGTGAGCCGATAGAGAATCAGCTCCAGCAGGCCGGCGAACAGGGTGAGCTTGATCGTGTACTCGAACAGCAGCCCCTGCTCATCGACCCGACCGATCGTCTTCTCCGCGGCCATCGGGGTCGTCATCGATTCACTCTCACTCCGGCCCGTTACGGCGCCGACGGCACGGTGGACTTGGCCCGCGCGATATACAACAGGCCGTCGGCCATGGAATAGTTAAACGGCAGCTCGCACACGACCTCGCTGATCTTTTCATACACATGCTGGTAGACCCGCTCCGCCTGATCCGGCGTCATGCCTTCTTGGACCTCGTAGAAGTACCCGAGACTGAGATCCTCCGAGGAGGGCCGCATGATCCGCCGGATGCCGTACCCGCCCGGATCGCTCATGATCGGCGCTTCCTTCTCCAGGTCGAACAGGCAGGGTTGGCAGGAAAAGCCGTAGGAATCATGGAGCTTGGAATTCTGCACGACGAAATTCATGGTCTCCAGGGCTTCTTCTTCCGTTTCCGTCGGGAAGCCCACGATCACGTAACAGTGCACGGCGATTCCCAGGTCGATGCAATCGTTCGTGATCCGCCGCACGCTTTCCTGCTTGATCCCCTTCTTCATGAAATCCATCATGCGCTGGTTGAACGTCTCCAGCCCGAAAACGATCTTGAGACAGCCGGCGTCGCGCATCTGTTCCAGCAATTCGCGGCTGAGATTCTTTTCGAAGCGCATCTCCGCCGTCCACTGAAGGTTCAAGCGGCGCTCGTTCAAAATCTGGCAGAGCCGCTTGGTCGGCGACAGCGCCAGGCATTCGTCGGTAAAGAAGAAGTACGGCGTGTCATACTTGTCCCGCATCATCGCCAGGTCATCCGCCGTCTTGCCCGGATCTTTTTGCCGGAAATTCTGATGGTCGAGCGTCAAGGCGCAGAAGGCGCAGTCCTTGTAGTAGCACCCGCGCGAGAACTGCACCGGCAAGACGGTTTCCGGAGCCAGGTAGAGATCCAGCG
The DNA window shown above is from Nitrospira tepida and carries:
- a CDS encoding NHL domain-containing protein, with translation METQVQLPVGCIERFAGNGKARSTGDGKLAVKAGIPLPHHVTLDRDEAWLYIAESGSDRIRRVNLREGTLHNFAGIGETCYSGDEGPCGEAGLYLPLDVAVDSQNNLYVCDSGSNRIRRIDAETGIITTVAGTGQFGFNGDGPALDVNLTYPAAIAIDRDDVMYIADTQAHRVRRFDIKRGLIETIAGFWTSEDDEREQPLVAKNLVVLSGDAIGIDFTGDDEWLRPGCAEGVDLSLYLDDGKSAMEARLYDLVGIAVGPDGHIYVVDKGSNRVRKIDRHKGTISTVAGKCFYGFDGDGKPAVKAMLHAPEAVTFDQQGHLYISDTMNHRVRKVDAQTGMIATIAGNGDSGYEDKHMGGCGAARFVAKDEVLQAKIGDAPVATEAVVNSPVGLALDRQGHLYVCERGENRVRRVRLW
- the tatA gene encoding twin-arginine translocase TatA/TatE family subunit, whose product is MFGSLGFTELILILVIVLIIFGAGKLPQLGEGLGKAIKGFKKSVHEAEAIEAEAQQIAAAQQAQSTAAPPQAPAQPAGATVADVQAAPAPQAPRA
- a CDS encoding tetratricopeptide repeat protein, coding for MEQQTPSPSEPGSAGVASEEHPLSPDEEISELEKLLAEEPDDFQARCRLGELYFSKGRLDDALTEVKKAIDMAEGLRAEMNRSLAMYYSNLGTIYATKGMVDEAEAQFKQALTVFSGDVLSLFNLGRLYADRKNFLQAKEHFERLVEITPEDPIAWYNLAGVYVELDNPQVSDYNTIDMAMQCYMRTLELDPKHLESSFKLMEVALVHNKVDLAIRVMESAVEHNPDEPLAHYNLINVYDKCKMFEQAEEARKRLKERFSKRAREASAP